One window of Branchiostoma lanceolatum isolate klBraLanc5 chromosome 8, klBraLanc5.hap2, whole genome shotgun sequence genomic DNA carries:
- the LOC136439993 gene encoding titin-like codes for MTITWAPIAGATDYAIEVKPEGANVAVTSKGKQAPERQLTNLKEGTEYRVVVLAVSSHGMSAASEPLIQQTALALSAPSGLRVTSVKDTSLTVVWGSVKGATSYDVSVDPAHGKAVVGPKGLTQPERELQGLRPGTDYTIRVVSKGLRGTKSAESAPITQKTKVLAVPQRIKVKSQSDMEIQWTPVEGAANYKITLEPPTGASDTTDITKQKELQVKITAVDEAGRHVGSETFVHKTSAEEKKVVQKKVVKKVEKKEEVVVEKKQTKVVQKKKVVKTEEKVEEKKVVKKVEPKKVEPKKPEPKKPEPQKKVAAKKVEPKKPEPKAEPPQKKPEVKKVEEKKTETKMVTESAQAKAEGKPAEAPKKPAAPTKPAEEAAAGPKKFTLKKKKVPPPPKEEAAPFGFQLKKTKKQEKEVTEGGLEGVKLKKLDVPEGSGSEHERSPRGSPRRGMSPVPDQQRGAAQGKGPTAQGAGAPPALGFKKKKATPGPKPAAPPEEPKKLSFKKKKKPKEEEDIDGADAWGVSLKKAKKVDRGGDEFKLEGVRLRHVTFPPLSDEPDVVPEPPPGFKEGAPKFQLPDNMKETIELMGGQPCDFTIPIDGTFKPEITIMKDNKPIELDERVKIYTVGNLCKVKIHGAERMDRGKYKIDVKTPKGTDTTNFTVNVKDTPSQPKGPVIFKSVMSDNMEVSWQLPDDDGGAPLQGFELEICQAGKNDWKKIANIKDRKHKVTGLKADTRYQYRVSAINEHGKSVVLKSGKVMTKHPEAEAAWDVQLKKVKKNPPDPPQNPRVTKTAKKPITQAQLVWEKPLSDHGSRVKGYVVERKKEGSSEWMRLAEAKDCKKEEFLATGFSEGFEYWIRIRAVNAGGESEPAPLTDPEILKIGEKTPPPAPKPVMPPGPVQNLQAEAKGDGHVTINWKPPKDRSNVTGYVIQKLGENDEDWVEIGHVGNEKELFNVHGLDSRQNYNFRVIAQSMAGAGEPAITETVSLKQFLKPSASTDVSATVEETEKGHETNVRLNWTPPTDGSIITGFRIEKKPKRSTDWSTITTVGPDETTYLVEDMTPDEEFDFRIVAESPAGDGKPGGTSVLMPPAKPPEVPPELGFSEEDIEKLKQDLPGPLRIVKGLTDLEVPIRTTALYYCVLSKINIMVRWMCGYTDILPGKKYQTKIVGRLHILWVSDCRYDDEGIYKVEIPTKEASTAKLKIMENWAKPGRRHNLKPFFETPLVNYWTDIGMEAQMTVKYGGYPTPKIRWNRGLEMIRAGPKYEFISADDEVQTLIIKDVKESDAGEYTVTITNEAGEKTSTGSLIVGGAGAPAGFENQFPLGRPIRTHFTRQELMDLAAGGGEGGPRQDDISKALERLETEYNVVKGAKRRMMTTPLSWYRQMRVDTREGEEAERFGYKVIGQLNVNLLDIIYKEPDIRL; via the exons ATGACCATCACATGGGCACCTATTGCCGGTGCTACTGACTACGCCATCGAAGTCAAACCGGAGGGCGCCAACGTTGCAGTTACGTCCAAGGGAAAACAAGCACCAGAGAGACAACTAACCAACCTAAAGGAAGGCACAGAGTACAGGGTGGTTGTGTTAGCCGTTAGTAGCCATGGCATGAGCGCGGCCAGTGAACCTCTGATACAGCAAACAGCCCTTG CGCTTTCCGCGCCATCTGGATTACGGGTTACCTCCGTCAAGGATACATCATTGACCGTAGTCTGGGGCTCAGTCAAAGGAGCAACCAGCTACGACGTCTCAGTCGATCCCGCCCACGGGAAGGCTGTTGTAGGACCCAAGGGACTGACCCAGCCCGAGAGAGAGCTACAGGGACTACGCCCAGGAACTGACTACACTATCAGAGTCGTATCCAAGGGACTACGCGGAACAAAGAGTGCAGAAAGCGCGCCTATCACTCAGAAAACCAAAG TCCTTGCAGTTCCGCAACGGATAAAAGTCAAATCCCAATCTGATATGGAGATCCAATGGACTCCGGTAGAGGGCGCTGCTAACTATAAGATTACGTTAGAGCCACCGACGGGAGCTTCTGACACCACCGATATCACTAAACAGAAAGAACTTCAAGTCAAGATCACAGCCGTGGACGAAGCTGGCCGACATGTCGGCAGCGAAACCTTCGTGCACAAGACGTCTG CCGAAGAAAAGAAGGTCGTCCAGAAGAAGGTTGTGAAGAAGGtcgaaaaaaaggaagaagtcGTCGTCGAGAAGAAACAGACAAAGGTAGTCCAAAAGAAAAAGGTggtgaagacagaagaaaaggTTGAAGAAAAGAAAGTAGTCAAGAAAGTCGAGCCCAAAAAGGTCGAGCCCAAGAAGCCCGAGCCTAAGAAACCAGAGCCTCAGAAGAAGGTTGCAGCCAAAAAGGTCGAGCCCAAGAAGCCCGAGCCTAAGGCGGAACCTCCTCAGAAGAAACCCGAAGTCAAGAAAGTCgaagagaagaagacagaaaCCAAGATGGTGACTGAATCTGCGCAAGCGAAGGCCGAGGGAAAGCCGGCTG AAGCTCCCAAGAAGCCAGCCGCCCCCACTAAACCCGCCGAAGAAGCAG CTGCAGGCCCGAAGAAATTCAcattgaaaaagaagaaagtgcCACCTCCTCCAAAGGAGGAAGCCG CACCCTTTGGCTTCCAACTCAAGAAAACCAAGAAACAGGAAAAGGAGGTCACGGAAGGAGGACTTGAAG GTGTAAAACTGAAGAAGTTAGATGTACCTGAGGGAAGTGGAAGCGAGCATGAGCGGAGTCCCAGAGGTTCCCCCCGGAGAGGCATGTCACCTGTCCCCGACCAGCAGCGCGGAGCAGCCCAGGGCAAAGGCCCTACAG CTCAAGGAGCAGGCGCACCACCAGCCCTGGGATTCAAGAAGAAAAAGGCCACACCAGGACCTAAGCCAG CCGCCCCGCCCGAGGAACCTAAGAAGTTGAgcttcaagaagaagaagaagccgaAGGAGGAGGAAGACATCGACGGAG CTGACGCCTGGGGCGTGTCGCTAAAGAAGGCGAAGAAGGTCGACAGAGGGGGCGACGAGTTCAAAC TGGAGGGCGTGCGTCTCAGGCACGTTACATTCCCCCCAC TCTCCGATGAGCCTGATGTGGTGCCGGAACCTCCACCCGGCTTTAAGGAGG GCGCGCCGAAGTTCCAGTTACCGGACAACATGAAAGAGACTATCGAGCTGATGGGAGGTCAACCTTGCGACTTCACGATTCCCATCGATGGAACCTTCAAACCAGAG ATAACAATCATGAAAGACAACAAGCCCATCGAACTGGACGAGCGGGTGAAAATCTACACAGTCGGAAACTTGTGCAAGGTCAAGATCCATGGCGCGGAGAGGATGGACAGAGGGAAGTACAAGATCGACGTGAAGACGCCAAAGGGAACAGACACCACCAACTTCACCGTCAATGTCAAAG ATACACCCTCGCAGCCCAAGGGGCCCGTGATCTTCAAGTCGGTGATGTCCGACAACATGGAGGTGTCCTGGCAGCTGCCTGACGACGATGGCGGCGCTCCGCTCCAGGGCTTCGAACTGGAAATCTGCCAGGCCGGCAAGAACGACTGGAAAAAGATCGCAAACATCAAGGATCGCAA GCACAAGGTCACCGGGTTGAAGGCGGACACCAGGTATCAATACCGTGTCTCCGCAATCAACGAGCACGGCAAGAGCGTAGTGCTGAAGTCAGGCAAGGTCATGACCAAACACCCAGAAG CGGAGGCGGCTTGGGACGTGCAGCTGAAGAAGGTGAAGAAGAACCCCCCAGATCCCCCACAGAACCCCCGTGTCACCAAGACGGCCAAGAAGCCCATCACCCAGGCCCAGCTCGTCTGGGAGAAGCCGCTCAGCGACCACGGCAGTCGCGTCAAAGGCTACGTGGTCGAGAGGAAGAAGGAAGGCTCGAGTGAGTGGATGCGGTTAGCTGAGGCGAAGGACTGCAAGAAGGAAGAGTTCCTTGCGACGGGCTTCTCCGAGGGCTTCGAGTACTGGATCCGCATCCGTGCCGTCAACGCCGGCGGAGAGAGCGAGCCTGCTCCCCTCACGGACCCGGAGATCCTCAAGATCGGAGAGAAAACACCACCACCTGCCCCCAAACCAG TTATGCCGCCTGGCCCCGTCCAAAACCTGCAGGCCGAGGCGAAGGGAGACGGACACGTCACCATCAACTGGAAGCCTCCCAAGGACAGGTCCAACGTCACGGGCTACGTCATCCAGAAACTGGGCGAGAACGACGAAGACTGGGTAGAGATCGGGCACGTTGGGAACGAGAAGGAGCTGTTCAACGTGCACGGGCTGGATTCCCGCCAAAACTACAACTTCCGGGTCATCGCGCAGAGCATGGCGGGAGCTGGCGAACCCGCCATCACCGAGACTGTGTCGTTGAAACAATTCTTGA AACCCAGTGCGTCCACTGATGTTTCTGCAACAGTCGAGGAGACAGAGAAGGGACACGAGACCAACGTCAGGCTGAACTGGACGCCCCCTACCGACGGATCCATCATTACAGGCTTCCGTATCGAGAAGAAGCCCAAAAGGAGTACTGACTGGAGCACG ATCACCACCGTGGGCCCAGACGAGACCACCTACCTGGTGGAGGATATGACTCCCGATGAGGAGTTCGACTTCCGCATCGTCGCGGAGAGCCCCGCTGGAGACGGCAAGCCCGGCGGCACCAGCGTCCTTATGCCCCCGGCTAAGCCGCCAGAGGTGCCGCCAGAGCTCGGCTTCTCCGAGGAGGACATTGAGAAGCTCAAACAAG ATCTCCCCGGACCGCTCCGCATTGTGAAGGGCCTGACGGACCTGGAAGTCCCCATCCGTACCACCGCCCTGTACTACTGCGTCCTGTCCAAGATCAACATCATGGTGCGCTGGATGTGCGGCTACACCGACATCCTGCCCGGGAAGAAGTACCAGACGAAGATCGTGGGCAGACTGCACATCCTCTGGGTGTCCGACTGCAGATATGACGACGAGGGCATCTACAAGGTGGAGATTCCCACCAAGGAGGCCTCCACTGCCAAGCTGAAGATCATGG AGAACTGGGCCAAGCCTGGCCGCCGCCACAACCTCAAGCCCTTCTTTGAAACCCCCTTGGTCAACTACTGGACTGATATTGGAATGGAAGCGCAGATGACTGTCAAATACGGAGGCTATCCGACACCGAAGATCAGATG GAACCGTGGCCTGGAGATGATCCGTGCCGGTCCCAAGTACGAGTTCATCTCAGCAGACGATGAAGTCCAAACCCTCATCATTAAGGACGTGAAGGAGTCAGATGCCGGCGAGTACACCGTCACCATCACTAACGAGGCCGGCGAGAAGACCAGCACGGGTTCTCTGATCGTCGGCGGTGCCGGCGCGCCTGCCGGCTTCGAGAACCAGTTCCCGCTGGGTCGGCCGATCCGCACCCATTTCACCAGGCAGGAGCTGATGGACCTGGCCGCCGGTGGAGGCGAGGGAGGCCCCCGCCAGGACGACATCAGCAAAGCCCTGGAGAGGCTGGAGACCGAGTACAACGTCGTCAAGGGAGCCAAGCGCCGCATGATGACCACACCGCTGTCCTGGTACAGGCAGATGAGAGTAGACACCAGGGAAGGCGAGGAGGCTGAGAGATTCGGCTACAAGGTCATCGGGCAGCTCAATGTCAACCTCCTAGACATCATCTACAAGGAACCGGACATTAGGCTTTAA